One window from the genome of Luteithermobacter gelatinilyticus encodes:
- a CDS encoding argininosuccinate synthase — MSEKIKKVVLAYSGGLDTSIILKWLQDTYGCEVVTFTADLGQGEELEPARKKAELLGCKEIYVEDLREEFVRDYVFPMFRANALYEGVYLLGTSIARPLIAKRQIEIAAATGADAVCHGATGKGNDQVRFELGYYALNPDIKVIAPWREWDLNSRSKLIAFAEKHQIPIAKDKRGEAPFSVDANLLHTSSEGKALEDPWQEAPEYVYNRIVSPEDAPDKPTYIEIEFKKGDPVAIDGEKLSPAALLARLNELGGANGIGRLDLLENRFVGMKSRGIYETPGGTILLTAHRGMESITLDRGAMHLKDELMPRYAELIYNGFWFSPEREMLQALIDKSQEHVEGTVRLKLYKGNVMLVGRKSPKSLYSMEHVTFEEDQVYDQRDAEGFIKLNALRLRLQKKRGDADVPPSYE; from the coding sequence ATGTCAGAGAAAATCAAAAAAGTGGTGCTTGCGTATTCCGGCGGACTGGATACCTCTATTATCCTGAAATGGCTTCAGGATACCTATGGCTGCGAAGTGGTGACCTTCACTGCCGATCTGGGCCAGGGGGAGGAGCTGGAGCCGGCCCGAAAAAAGGCGGAACTTCTGGGCTGCAAAGAAATCTATGTGGAGGATTTGCGCGAAGAATTTGTACGCGATTATGTGTTTCCCATGTTCCGCGCCAATGCGCTTTATGAAGGGGTTTATCTCCTGGGCACCTCCATCGCCCGACCATTGATTGCCAAACGCCAGATCGAAATTGCCGCGGCCACCGGGGCGGATGCCGTTTGCCACGGGGCAACGGGCAAAGGCAACGATCAGGTCCGTTTTGAACTTGGCTATTATGCGCTCAATCCTGACATCAAGGTGATCGCGCCCTGGCGGGAATGGGATCTCAACAGCCGCAGCAAACTGATCGCCTTTGCCGAGAAACACCAGATCCCCATTGCCAAGGATAAACGTGGCGAAGCGCCATTTTCCGTTGACGCCAATTTGTTGCATACCTCTAGTGAAGGCAAGGCGCTGGAGGATCCGTGGCAGGAGGCACCGGAATATGTCTATAACCGTATCGTCTCACCGGAAGACGCGCCGGACAAACCCACCTATATTGAGATTGAGTTTAAAAAAGGCGATCCCGTGGCCATTGACGGTGAAAAGCTCTCTCCCGCGGCTTTGCTGGCGCGTCTGAATGAACTGGGCGGGGCCAATGGCATTGGCCGTCTGGATTTGCTGGAAAACCGTTTTGTGGGCATGAAGTCCCGGGGCATTTATGAAACTCCCGGCGGCACCATTTTGCTTACCGCGCATCGGGGGATGGAAAGCATCACCCTGGACCGGGGCGCCATGCATCTGAAAGACGAACTGATGCCGCGTTATGCGGAACTGATCTATAATGGCTTCTGGTTCTCACCGGAGCGGGAAATGCTTCAGGCGCTGATTGACAAGTCGCAGGAACATGTGGAAGGCACCGTGCGCCTGAAACTGTATAAGGGCAACGTCATGCTGGTCGGGCGCAAGTCTCCGAAGTCGCTCTATTCCATGGAGCATGTGACCTTTGAAGAAGATCAGGTCTATGACCAGCGTGATGCGGAAGGGTTTATCAAGCTGAACGCATTGCGCCTGAGGTTGCAGAAAAAACGTGGCGATGCGGATGTTCCGCCCAGCTACGAATAA
- a CDS encoding TonB-dependent receptor domain-containing protein, with product MPKAIFHINRRLKTGVSALAVLGSLSVATFPLTAVAAEEEEELTLEEVVVTGSRIQREDLTANSPVSVLEAGTIKMTGTTNVEEFLRDIPQAVAGIGAQANNGNDGGATVDLRNLGEERTLVLVDGKRFVPFDNQGFVDLSMIPTSLIERVEVVTGGASAVYGSDAIAGVVNFIMRDDFEGLEMDAQYGISERGDGERADFSVTVGGSFAGDRGHAVLNIGYTDQKAVTQGDREFSEFALAAADFSPGGSFTTPDGVIDGTFALVPDPNGDQAVSFDQNGNLVPFAGTFNFNPFNLLQTPQKKWTATALATYDVTDNIEFYSRASFANNQVRTIIAPTGTFFFPFSLNLNNPFLSAQAVNALTDQDGDGVVDAEFDADSDGVVDPDANIDIAFGRRLPEIGTRDSIYENTAYQFVGGFTGDLSDGIVWDVFAQYGRTKRTQNFVNDVSFSKAQQGMRAITDPVTGEIVCEDPSGGCVPVNFFGAGNISEEAARFIALNLAEVNNTEQTIVGGSLTGDLPLQLPSASNPGAFAVGFEYRKESNESLPDDNLVSGNSIGFGSSTPVDANFRVWEFFAETKIPLVQDATFAESLVLDAGVRVADYQNTVGNIENSFTNWTYKIGGEWAPISDLRFRGMFQRAVRAPNLREIGLPKTPSTGDLTTDPCAGANPVGNAELTALCIATGVQPDDIGTVNGPISGQINNFLGGNPELEPEKSNTFTLGFVLQPEAVPGLSVALDYYSIEIKNVITQFAEQSVVDACYNIEKDASGEFCQRIARNPLNGSLNGGTETGVDVSLENAAFDKTQGIDLSINYGFDLNDGEMGRIDLAFTGTHVIETLTRDADFLETDDCAGLAGTTCLRPDPKWRFNQTVQWTYDALTVFLRWQYLSKVTNDTVAFGEADESDFVQPVIPAAHYFDLSASYTINDNVTVRAGINNLFDRQPTVVGNDFGGTTENSGNVYPAVYDPIGRYYFFGINTRF from the coding sequence ATGCCTAAAGCTATTTTTCATATAAACAGACGTCTGAAAACCGGTGTGTCCGCACTTGCGGTCCTCGGGAGTTTATCTGTTGCGACATTCCCGCTCACGGCTGTGGCAGCGGAAGAAGAAGAGGAATTAACCCTCGAAGAAGTGGTGGTGACGGGTTCACGCATTCAACGTGAAGACCTGACAGCCAACAGCCCGGTTTCTGTGCTTGAGGCCGGTACCATTAAAATGACCGGCACCACCAATGTGGAAGAATTCCTGCGCGACATTCCCCAAGCTGTAGCAGGCATTGGGGCCCAGGCCAATAACGGCAATGACGGCGGCGCCACCGTTGATTTGCGAAACCTGGGTGAAGAACGCACGCTTGTCCTGGTGGACGGCAAACGTTTTGTGCCGTTTGATAACCAGGGGTTTGTGGATCTCAGCATGATCCCCACCAGCCTGATCGAACGGGTTGAAGTGGTCACCGGCGGGGCCTCTGCGGTGTATGGGTCTGACGCTATTGCCGGTGTTGTCAACTTTATCATGCGCGACGACTTCGAAGGTCTCGAAATGGATGCCCAATACGGTATTTCCGAGCGGGGTGACGGTGAACGAGCTGATTTCAGCGTGACCGTCGGTGGCAGCTTTGCCGGAGATCGCGGCCATGCGGTGCTCAATATCGGCTATACGGACCAGAAAGCCGTGACCCAGGGTGATCGGGAGTTTTCCGAATTTGCCCTGGCCGCAGCAGACTTTTCTCCGGGCGGCAGCTTCACCACGCCGGACGGGGTGATTGATGGCACCTTTGCGCTGGTTCCCGATCCTAATGGCGATCAAGCGGTCTCCTTTGATCAAAACGGCAATCTGGTGCCGTTCGCAGGCACTTTCAACTTCAACCCCTTTAACCTGCTGCAAACGCCGCAGAAAAAATGGACCGCCACGGCGTTGGCCACCTATGACGTGACCGATAATATCGAATTCTACAGCCGGGCGTCCTTTGCCAACAACCAAGTACGCACCATCATTGCGCCGACGGGAACCTTTTTCTTCCCGTTCTCGCTGAACCTGAACAACCCGTTCCTGTCTGCGCAAGCGGTGAATGCGCTGACCGATCAGGATGGAGATGGTGTTGTTGATGCCGAGTTCGATGCCGACAGTGACGGTGTGGTTGATCCTGATGCCAATATTGATATTGCTTTCGGACGGCGTTTGCCGGAAATTGGCACGCGTGATTCCATTTATGAAAATACCGCTTATCAGTTTGTTGGCGGCTTTACCGGAGACCTTAGCGACGGCATTGTCTGGGATGTGTTTGCCCAGTATGGTCGTACCAAACGGACCCAGAACTTCGTCAATGACGTTAGCTTCAGCAAGGCCCAGCAGGGCATGCGGGCAATTACGGATCCAGTTACCGGGGAAATCGTCTGTGAAGACCCCAGCGGCGGGTGCGTGCCGGTAAACTTCTTTGGCGCCGGCAATATTTCCGAGGAAGCCGCACGCTTTATCGCCCTGAACCTGGCAGAGGTCAATAATACGGAGCAAACCATTGTGGGTGGCTCGTTGACCGGTGATTTGCCGCTGCAACTGCCGAGTGCGTCAAACCCCGGGGCGTTTGCCGTGGGCTTTGAGTACCGCAAGGAGAGCAACGAATCCCTGCCAGACGATAACCTGGTCAGCGGCAACAGCATCGGTTTCGGCTCCAGTACGCCGGTAGATGCGAATTTTCGGGTCTGGGAATTTTTTGCCGAAACCAAGATCCCGTTGGTTCAGGACGCCACCTTTGCCGAATCCCTGGTGCTGGACGCTGGGGTGCGTGTAGCGGATTATCAGAACACGGTTGGCAATATTGAAAATAGTTTCACCAACTGGACCTATAAGATTGGCGGGGAATGGGCGCCGATCAGTGATCTGCGCTTCCGCGGCATGTTCCAGCGGGCCGTGCGTGCGCCGAACTTGAGGGAAATCGGTTTGCCGAAAACCCCCAGTACGGGTGACCTGACCACGGATCCTTGTGCAGGGGCCAATCCGGTCGGGAATGCGGAACTGACAGCCTTGTGTATTGCAACCGGCGTGCAGCCTGATGATATCGGTACGGTAAACGGCCCGATTTCAGGACAGATCAATAACTTCCTGGGCGGCAACCCGGAACTGGAGCCGGAAAAATCCAACACCTTCACGCTGGGGTTCGTCCTTCAGCCGGAAGCTGTGCCCGGTCTGTCCGTTGCGCTGGATTATTACAGCATCGAGATCAAGAATGTGATCACCCAGTTCGCGGAACAGAGTGTCGTGGATGCCTGTTATAACATCGAAAAGGATGCATCCGGGGAATTCTGTCAACGGATCGCCCGTAACCCGCTCAACGGGTCCCTCAACGGGGGCACCGAAACCGGGGTGGATGTATCCTTGGAAAATGCCGCCTTTGACAAGACTCAGGGCATCGACCTGTCCATCAATTACGGTTTTGACCTGAATGATGGGGAAATGGGGCGTATTGACCTGGCGTTTACCGGCACCCATGTCATCGAGACGTTGACCCGGGATGCGGACTTCCTGGAGACGGATGATTGCGCCGGACTTGCCGGAACCACCTGTCTGCGGCCTGATCCTAAATGGCGTTTCAACCAGACCGTTCAGTGGACCTATGATGCCTTGACCGTGTTCTTGCGCTGGCAGTATCTGAGCAAGGTCACCAATGATACGGTTGCCTTTGGCGAAGCGGATGAATCAGATTTTGTCCAGCCGGTGATCCCTGCTGCACATTATTTTGATCTGAGCGCGTCTTATACGATCAATGATAATGTGACGGTCCGGGCCGGAATCAACAATCTGTTTGATCGCCAGCCAACGGTTGTCGGGAATGACTTCGGCGGAACCACCGAAAACAGCGGGAACGTTTACCCTGCCGTTTACGATCCGATCGGCCGGTATTATTTCTTCGGCATCAATACCCGTTTCTAA
- a CDS encoding nucleotidyltransferase family protein, with protein MSRVAALLLAAGQSRRMGEENKLLLPYHGDTVVGRAATCLLDSAAAPVIVVTGYQAGEILSALAQKQVQFVHNPDFAGGISTSLKAGLAALPGGVEAVLICLADMPDITPDLLNQMIAAYKAKPGKIIVPVRSGRRGNPVLWDKVFFPEMMALGGDQGARSLMGTHADDVVELSVGTDAIFRDIDTMEDYQRHGAQR; from the coding sequence ATGTCCCGGGTGGCAGCACTTCTTCTCGCGGCGGGGCAATCCCGGCGTATGGGAGAAGAGAATAAATTGCTGCTGCCGTATCATGGTGATACGGTTGTCGGCCGAGCGGCCACCTGCCTGTTGGACTCTGCTGCCGCTCCCGTTATCGTGGTCACGGGATATCAGGCGGGTGAGATTTTATCTGCCCTAGCTCAAAAACAGGTGCAATTCGTTCATAATCCGGATTTTGCGGGTGGCATAAGCACATCACTGAAGGCCGGGCTTGCCGCCTTGCCCGGGGGAGTAGAGGCGGTCTTGATCTGTCTGGCGGATATGCCGGATATCACCCCGGACCTGCTCAATCAGATGATCGCCGCCTACAAGGCGAAACCAGGGAAAATTATTGTTCCGGTCCGTAGCGGGCGGCGGGGCAACCCAGTATTATGGGATAAAGTATTTTTTCCTGAAATGATGGCGCTCGGCGGCGATCAGGGCGCCAGATCCCTTATGGGCACTCATGCGGATGATGTGGTTGAGCTGTCCGTCGGCACTGACGCCATCTTCCGCGATATTGACACAATGGAAGACTATCAGAGGCATGGCGCTCAGCGCTGA